The DNA region ggaagacctagagattcctagagaggacaccactaggcatttgtaggtcctccagcacaactctatggtcaatgtctagcagatgttgccctggaggacctagagattcctagagaggacactctactaggcctttgtagctcctctagcgcagctctatggtcagtgtctgtcggacgtcaGCCACAGAGTtcccctggaggacctagagattcctagagaggtcttgtGCCccgtgcccctaaccctaacaaaTAGGGAAGGACCAATGCAGCCCAGTCCTCCAAGGAGAGGTGGCAGTGAGGCTCATCCCCTTCCTTCTCTGCTTTAGGGAACTTTCCTCCCCCCATGACCCCCGAGGAACTGGGCGCTCGGATTCTGATCCAGGAGCGCTACGAAAAGTTCATGGAGAGCGAGGAAGTGGAGATGGAAGTGGAGTCGGACGACAAAGACGAGAAGCAAGAAAAGACTGAGGAGGGACCGTACCAGTTAGACCAGGACACCCAGGTTCAGGACATGGACGAGGTGAGTAGCCTTTTTTGGGATCtaggattgagagttcctgcatggcagaatga from Sceloporus undulatus isolate JIND9_A2432 ecotype Alabama unplaced genomic scaffold, SceUnd_v1.1 scaffold_34319, whole genome shotgun sequence includes:
- the LOC121918777 gene encoding splicing factor 3A subunit 1-like, with the translated sequence MTPEELGARILIQERYEKFMESEEVEMEVESDDKDEKQEKTEEGPYQLDQDTQVQDMDEASDEEDENQKVPLPPETPMPPLLPPTPDQVIVRKDYDPK